The Christiangramia flava JLT2011 genome has a segment encoding these proteins:
- a CDS encoding MBL fold metallo-hydrolase: MRKLTTILALTVAFTSCKNEQKKNEEQSEEMAQTEQSQAAEETDSVALEITPISHATGVFHWGDTVFYTDPVGGATAFEGQDAPDFILLTDIHGDHMNAETLQGLELGDTKIIVPQAVADKLPEDLQENLMVMNNGESQEFMGFKIEAIPMYNIPQTQDAMHTKGRGNGYVLEKDGQRLYISGDTEDIPEMRNLKDIDVALISMNLPYTMPVDQAAEGVLAFKPKKVIPYHYRGKDGFSDIEKFKQLVNEGDSSIEVELMDWYPENEESNK, encoded by the coding sequence ATGAGAAAATTAACTACGATTCTCGCGCTTACAGTAGCATTTACCTCCTGTAAGAACGAGCAGAAAAAAAACGAAGAACAGTCTGAAGAAATGGCACAGACCGAACAGTCTCAGGCTGCTGAAGAAACTGATTCTGTAGCTCTTGAAATCACACCAATTTCCCATGCTACAGGAGTCTTTCACTGGGGAGACACTGTTTTTTACACAGATCCCGTGGGTGGCGCCACTGCTTTTGAAGGACAGGACGCACCTGACTTTATCCTACTAACTGATATCCACGGCGATCATATGAACGCCGAAACCCTACAGGGACTGGAACTGGGTGACACCAAAATCATCGTCCCTCAGGCAGTAGCTGATAAACTTCCGGAAGATCTTCAGGAAAATCTAATGGTGATGAATAATGGCGAAAGCCAGGAATTCATGGGCTTTAAAATTGAGGCGATCCCGATGTACAACATTCCGCAAACCCAGGATGCTATGCATACGAAGGGTCGTGGAAATGGGTATGTACTGGAAAAAGACGGTCAGCGCCTGTACATTTCAGGAGATACGGAAGATATTCCCGAAATGCGCAATTTGAAGGATATTGATGTGGCTCTTATTTCCATGAATTTGCCTTATACCATGCCGGTTGATCAGGCTGCGGAAGGTGTTCTGGCATTTAAGCCGAAAAAAGTAATTCCTTACCACTATCGCGGAAAAGATGGATTTTCAGATATTGAAAAATTCAAACAGCTGGTAAACGAAGGTGATAGTTCTATTGAAGTGGAATTGATGGACTGGTATCCTGAAAACGAGGAAAGCAATAAATAA
- the treF gene encoding alpha,alpha-trehalase TreF, producing MLTTTRFYYSAFLVIFLLAGCKSGPDPDQELQMVQEEIEILPPGELYGNLFEQVQTRSLFQDSKTFADAVPQYNVGLIRQRYEMLDDTTTEGLKDFVVQHFMIPQNEASFKTDSSSIHQHIQKLWQVLQRPADAEKSGTLIPLPNPYIVPGGRFREIYYWDSYFTMLGLQTDGEVETIQHMVDNFAYLIDTYGFIPNGNRTYYLGRSQPPFFAMMVRLLSEEKGDAVLKKYLPQLEKEYKFWMSGRDSIQSGESRARIVKMPDGSILNRYWDTYDTPRPESYREDMETAEKALEINPNLTKEEVYRNLRAGAESGWDFSSRWLSKVDGKFSLATIHTTDIIPVDLNALLYNLEKTIAKAAMLAGQKDKSRVYLEKADARREALLKYCWSKADTFFMDYNFRKKALTGQFSLAGMYPLFFNMATPEQAESSAKVIRENFLKPGGVTTTLYHTGEQWDAPNGWAPLQYITVKALENYDENELATTIRDRWVKLNEDVYSRTYKMTEKYNVEDLTKESGGGEYPTQDGFGWSNGVYQKLSSE from the coding sequence ATGCTTACTACTACACGCTTTTATTACTCCGCTTTCTTAGTGATTTTTCTGCTGGCAGGTTGCAAATCAGGGCCAGATCCCGATCAGGAACTGCAAATGGTGCAGGAGGAAATTGAAATTCTTCCGCCGGGAGAGCTCTATGGAAATCTTTTTGAACAGGTACAAACCCGAAGCTTGTTTCAGGATAGTAAAACTTTTGCTGATGCGGTGCCGCAATATAATGTGGGGCTCATCAGGCAGCGTTATGAAATGCTGGATGATACCACTACGGAAGGGCTTAAGGATTTTGTAGTGCAACATTTTATGATTCCACAGAACGAGGCAAGCTTCAAAACCGATTCTTCTTCGATCCACCAGCATATTCAGAAGCTTTGGCAGGTGTTGCAGCGGCCGGCTGATGCAGAGAAATCGGGTACACTCATCCCGCTGCCGAACCCGTACATCGTTCCGGGTGGCCGATTCCGAGAAATTTATTACTGGGACAGCTATTTTACCATGCTGGGCCTTCAGACCGATGGGGAGGTGGAAACCATTCAGCACATGGTTGATAATTTTGCTTATCTCATCGATACTTACGGTTTTATCCCCAACGGAAACAGGACCTATTATCTTGGCCGTTCTCAACCGCCATTTTTTGCCATGATGGTCAGGCTGCTTTCCGAAGAAAAAGGCGATGCGGTTTTAAAGAAATACCTTCCCCAATTGGAAAAGGAATATAAGTTCTGGATGAGCGGTCGTGACAGCATACAAAGCGGCGAAAGTAGGGCGCGTATTGTGAAAATGCCAGATGGATCCATACTCAACAGGTATTGGGACACTTATGATACGCCCCGCCCGGAAAGTTACCGGGAAGATATGGAAACTGCGGAAAAAGCGCTGGAGATCAACCCAAACCTTACCAAAGAAGAGGTGTACCGTAATTTACGCGCCGGAGCAGAATCTGGCTGGGATTTTTCCAGTCGCTGGCTCAGTAAGGTCGACGGGAAATTCAGTTTAGCGACCATTCATACTACCGATATTATTCCGGTAGATCTGAATGCATTGTTGTATAACCTTGAAAAAACCATTGCGAAGGCGGCCATGCTTGCTGGTCAAAAAGACAAATCTCGGGTGTACCTGGAGAAAGCCGATGCTCGTCGCGAAGCGCTGCTCAAGTACTGCTGGAGTAAAGCCGATACTTTTTTTATGGATTATAATTTCCGAAAAAAGGCACTTACCGGGCAGTTTTCTCTTGCGGGCATGTACCCGCTGTTCTTCAATATGGCGACTCCAGAACAGGCTGAAAGTTCCGCAAAGGTCATTCGTGAAAATTTCCTGAAACCGGGTGGGGTTACTACCACCTTATATCATACAGGGGAACAGTGGGATGCCCCAAACGGCTGGGCTCCGTTGCAATATATCACAGTAAAAGCTCTGGAGAATTATGATGAAAACGAACTGGCCACAACCATTAGAGATCGTTGGGTAAAACTAAATGAGGATGTGTATTCCAGAACCTACAAAATGACCGAGAAATATAATGTAGAAGACCTGACCAAAGAAAGCGGTGGCGGGGAATATCCAACACAGGATGGTTTTGGCTGGTCTAACGGGGTTTACCAAAAATTGTCTTCAGAATAA
- a CDS encoding formimidoylglutamase: MRALKVYSFKNIEKLISTRKGETKFGEKLQFVSELDTLKDQKAKYVLFGIPEDIGVRANHGKAGTSGAWMAALKSLVNIQQNRFNKPESLLLLGELNCDEWMEKASNLGEEDPNYHVKLGDLVKEIDEQVSAIVEKIVAAGKIPIILGGGHNNAFGNIKGSAKALKNPVNVINIDAHTDLRQLEHRHSGNGFSYAIKGEFLKNYHVFGLQKNYTPEYIFQEMEQSETLTYSLAEELFSEDVSERFSEELEKIAQADFGVELDCDAITGFPSSAVSPSGFSVNAVRRFISLAGKKENCRYFHICEASPTENDAQTGKALAYFISDFIR, from the coding sequence ATGAGAGCGCTAAAAGTTTATAGTTTCAAAAATATTGAAAAGCTGATCTCCACCCGAAAAGGCGAGACTAAATTTGGAGAAAAACTCCAATTTGTTTCCGAATTGGATACGCTGAAAGATCAAAAAGCGAAATATGTGCTTTTTGGAATTCCGGAAGATATTGGCGTGCGTGCCAACCACGGAAAAGCCGGTACTTCCGGTGCCTGGATGGCCGCGTTGAAAAGCCTGGTGAATATTCAGCAAAACCGCTTCAACAAACCGGAAAGCCTCCTCCTTCTTGGGGAACTGAACTGCGACGAATGGATGGAAAAAGCCTCCAATCTTGGCGAAGAGGATCCCAACTATCACGTGAAACTGGGAGATCTGGTTAAAGAAATCGATGAGCAGGTTTCTGCAATCGTAGAAAAGATCGTGGCTGCGGGGAAGATCCCGATCATTCTGGGAGGCGGACACAATAATGCCTTCGGAAATATTAAGGGTAGCGCGAAAGCTTTGAAAAACCCCGTGAATGTGATCAATATTGATGCGCATACCGATCTACGGCAACTGGAACATCGTCACAGCGGCAACGGCTTCAGCTATGCGATAAAGGGTGAATTTTTGAAAAATTACCATGTTTTCGGGCTTCAGAAGAATTACACGCCGGAATATATTTTTCAGGAAATGGAACAGTCAGAAACGCTTACTTACTCGCTGGCCGAAGAGCTTTTTTCCGAAGATGTTTCAGAAAGATTTTCCGAAGAACTGGAGAAAATTGCCCAAGCTGATTTTGGGGTGGAACTTGACTGCGATGCAATTACCGGTTTTCCAAGTAGCGCGGTTTCGCCTTCAGGTTTCAGTGTGAATGCCGTCCGGAGATTTATCAGTCTGGCTGGAAAAAAAGAAAATTGTCGCTATTTCCATATTTGCGAGGCCTCACCCACTGAAAATGATGCGCAAACCGGCAAAGCCCTGGCCTATTTTATCAGTGATTTTATTCGCTAG
- a CDS encoding DUF1622 domain-containing protein, which yields MEEIQTYIEYTARFIEVAGITAIIIEIALAIIKYTFGIQKQRERSYKTLRQELGKAILLGLEILVAGDIIATVVTEPTMQRVLVLGVIVLIRTFLSISIQLEIEGRFPWQRPTGTASE from the coding sequence ATGGAAGAGATACAAACTTATATAGAATACACTGCCAGGTTCATTGAAGTGGCCGGGATCACGGCCATAATTATCGAGATTGCCCTGGCGATCATCAAATACACATTTGGGATCCAGAAGCAACGGGAACGATCTTACAAAACGCTTCGGCAGGAACTGGGAAAAGCAATCCTTCTCGGGCTGGAGATCCTGGTGGCCGGGGATATTATTGCCACGGTAGTGACGGAACCCACGATGCAACGCGTATTGGTTTTAGGGGTGATCGTTCTTATCAGGACGTTTTTGAGTATTTCCATCCAGCTGGAGATCGAAGGGCGTTTTCCCTGGCAGCGGCCCACTGGAACAGCTAGCGAATAA
- a CDS encoding PH domain-containing protein, with protein MSLFSSLMGNAGAIEKQQLEKDFGNLLIPAEQIEAGFKLIRDTFIFTNKRLILVDVQGLTGSKREYFSVSYKSISRFSIETAGHFDLDAELKIWVSGEQHPSIAKRFNKKVNIYEVQKILATFIL; from the coding sequence ATGAGTTTATTTTCTTCCCTGATGGGAAATGCCGGTGCGATTGAAAAACAGCAGCTGGAAAAGGATTTTGGTAACTTATTGATCCCGGCCGAACAGATCGAAGCGGGTTTTAAGCTGATACGAGACACTTTTATTTTCACCAACAAACGGCTGATCCTGGTAGATGTACAGGGCCTAACCGGTTCCAAACGGGAGTACTTTTCGGTTTCCTACAAGAGCATTTCCCGCTTCAGTATTGAAACTGCCGGGCATTTTGACCTGGATGCCGAACTGAAAATATGGGTTTCCGGAGAGCAGCATCCAAGTATTGCCAAGCGTTTCAACAAAAAGGTGAACATTTACGAGGTGCAGAAGATCCTGGCCACTTTCATCCTGTAA
- the lysA gene encoding diaminopimelate decarboxylase translates to MTQKDLLSITKEFGSPVYVYDAEKITAQYQRLTNAFDVKNLRIHYAVKALSNISVLKLLNSLGCGLDTVSVQEVKLGLKAGVDPSKIIYTPNGVSLEEIEEVMQLGAQINIDNLSILEQFGSRYPETPVCIRINPHVMAGGNSKISVGHIDSKFGISIHQMPHLLRIVENTGMHVNGIHMHTGSDILDIGVFLHASEILFEAAKNFKDLDFIDFGSGFKVPYREGDIETDIEELGAQLTKRFKEFCQQYGKDLALAFEPGKYLVSESGKFLAKVNVIKQTTSTVFAGIDTGFNHLIRPMFYGSHHEITNISNPSGKERFYSVVGYICETDTFGNNRRISEIREGDILSFSNAGAYCFSMASNFNSRYRPAEILWYDGKAHLIRERETFEDLTRHQVEMNFSETKVAEKAN, encoded by the coding sequence ATGACACAGAAAGATTTGCTCAGTATCACCAAAGAATTTGGAAGCCCGGTCTACGTTTATGACGCGGAGAAGATCACCGCTCAGTACCAGCGCCTTACTAATGCTTTTGATGTGAAAAACCTTCGAATTCACTATGCCGTAAAGGCACTTTCCAATATTTCTGTGTTAAAATTACTGAATTCCTTAGGTTGCGGGCTGGATACCGTATCGGTACAGGAAGTCAAACTCGGTTTGAAAGCCGGCGTGGATCCTTCAAAAATCATTTATACTCCTAATGGCGTTTCCCTGGAAGAGATCGAAGAAGTGATGCAGCTTGGCGCGCAGATCAATATCGACAATCTTTCCATCCTGGAGCAATTTGGCAGTCGTTACCCGGAAACTCCGGTTTGTATCCGTATCAATCCACATGTGATGGCCGGCGGAAATTCTAAAATTTCAGTAGGCCATATCGATTCCAAGTTCGGGATCAGTATCCACCAGATGCCACATCTTTTACGAATTGTGGAAAATACCGGGATGCACGTGAATGGAATTCATATGCACACCGGAAGTGACATCCTAGATATTGGGGTTTTTCTGCATGCTTCTGAGATTCTATTTGAAGCTGCCAAAAACTTCAAAGATCTCGATTTTATTGACTTCGGAAGTGGTTTTAAAGTGCCTTATCGCGAAGGCGATATCGAAACAGATATTGAAGAACTTGGTGCACAATTAACCAAACGCTTCAAAGAGTTCTGCCAGCAGTATGGGAAAGACCTGGCGCTGGCATTTGAACCTGGAAAATATCTGGTAAGTGAATCGGGGAAATTCTTAGCAAAAGTGAATGTGATCAAGCAAACCACTTCTACCGTTTTCGCGGGGATCGACACGGGCTTCAACCACCTCATCAGGCCAATGTTCTATGGTTCACACCATGAAATCACCAATATTTCCAATCCTTCCGGAAAAGAGCGTTTTTATAGTGTGGTGGGTTACATTTGCGAAACCGATACCTTCGGAAACAATCGCCGAATTTCAGAAATTCGGGAAGGTGATATTTTAAGTTTCAGCAACGCCGGGGCCTATTGTTTTTCCATGGCGAGCAATTTCAATTCCCGCTATCGTCCGGCTGAAATTCTTTGGTATGACGGAAAAGCACATCTCATTAGGGAACGTGAAACTTTTGAAGACCTTACCAGGCACCAGGTAGAAATGAACTTTTCCGAAACGAAAGTCGCGGAAAAAGCCAACTGA
- a CDS encoding alpha/beta hydrolase, whose protein sequence is MRKNFAISNGILILFLLFSYTVFPQSTASPQLSKFQIAAPQLDTIKTIWLYLPKDYSEEKKFPVLYMQDAQNLFDNETAFAGEWAVDEFLDMQDAEVIVVAIEHGNDKRISELTPFPNEKYGGGNGDRYVDFIRETLKPHIDASYSTKTASRDTYIMGSSLGGLISFYAALKYPEVFGNAGVFSPSFWFSEKIYEFAQQSQISDKSKFYFMAGDSESPDMLPDMHRMIELLKEKGVEARQLKWVTHKNGKHQEATWKAEFPAAYYWLLQNDDHGKD, encoded by the coding sequence ATGCGAAAGAATTTTGCGATTAGCAATGGCATATTGATCTTATTTTTACTTTTCTCTTATACTGTTTTTCCTCAAAGCACCGCATCACCGCAACTTTCGAAGTTTCAGATTGCGGCCCCGCAGCTGGACACCATCAAAACCATCTGGCTCTATCTCCCAAAAGATTATTCCGAAGAAAAAAAATTTCCGGTTCTCTATATGCAGGATGCCCAAAATTTATTTGATAATGAAACGGCCTTTGCAGGCGAATGGGCGGTAGATGAATTTCTGGATATGCAAGATGCTGAAGTGATCGTGGTGGCTATCGAACACGGTAACGACAAACGCATTTCCGAATTAACTCCGTTCCCCAATGAGAAATATGGCGGCGGAAATGGTGATCGATATGTGGATTTCATACGGGAAACGCTCAAACCGCATATAGACGCCAGTTATTCTACCAAAACAGCTTCCAGAGACACCTATATTATGGGATCATCTCTGGGCGGTTTGATTTCTTTCTATGCCGCGCTGAAATATCCGGAGGTTTTTGGGAACGCGGGGGTTTTCAGCCCTTCCTTCTGGTTCAGTGAGAAAATTTACGAATTTGCGCAACAATCTCAGATTTCTGATAAGTCAAAGTTTTATTTCATGGCAGGAGATTCCGAATCTCCAGATATGCTGCCAGATATGCATAGAATGATCGAGCTGTTGAAGGAAAAGGGAGTTGAGGCCCGGCAACTGAAATGGGTCACTCACAAAAACGGCAAGCATCAGGAAGCAACCTGGAAAGCTGAATTTCCGGCGGCCTATTACTGGCTTTTACAAAATGACGATCATGGAAAAGATTAA
- the hutI gene encoding imidazolonepropionase: MKTLFKNIKQLLQVRDSGVLKVSGAEMKELPSISNAWMLVEDDRIADFGSMNDAYTGDFDEAVDLNGKMLLPSWCDSHTHIVYAGNREQEFADRIKGLTYEEIANRGGGILNSAETLQKTSENELYEQSARRLEEVIGLGTGAVEIKSGYGLTEDAELKMLRVIRKLKENYQLPVKATFLGAHAIPSEFKSEPKIYMDLVIEEILPEVARQELAEYIDIFCEKGYFSVEDTNRLLTEAKKLGLKPKIHVNQFHSIGGIKAAVDHGALSVDHLEVMTSEDLEILKNSQTIPVALPSCSLFLSIPYTPARDLIDAGLPLALATDFNPGSTPSGNMNLVISLACIKMKMTPEEAINAATINGAYAMELSEEVGSITRGKKANFIVTKEIPSYTFLPYAFGTNSIDSVYLNGKILQHESAKSL, from the coding sequence ATGAAAACGCTTTTTAAAAATATCAAACAACTGCTGCAGGTTCGGGATTCCGGAGTTTTAAAAGTTTCCGGAGCAGAAATGAAAGAACTGCCAAGCATTTCCAACGCCTGGATGCTGGTGGAGGACGACCGCATTGCTGATTTTGGTTCCATGAACGATGCCTACACCGGCGATTTTGACGAAGCTGTAGACCTCAACGGAAAAATGCTGCTGCCCAGTTGGTGCGATTCCCACACCCATATTGTCTACGCCGGGAACCGCGAACAGGAATTTGCAGACCGCATTAAAGGCCTTACTTATGAAGAAATTGCCAATCGCGGCGGCGGAATTCTGAATAGCGCGGAAACCCTTCAAAAAACTTCGGAAAATGAGCTGTACGAACAGTCAGCAAGACGCCTGGAGGAAGTGATCGGGCTGGGAACAGGCGCCGTAGAGATCAAATCTGGATATGGTTTAACGGAAGATGCCGAGCTGAAGATGTTGCGCGTCATCAGGAAGCTGAAAGAAAATTACCAGTTACCCGTTAAAGCCACCTTTTTGGGCGCACATGCAATCCCCAGTGAATTCAAGAGCGAACCTAAGATCTATATGGACCTGGTAATAGAAGAAATTCTACCGGAAGTGGCGCGGCAGGAGCTGGCAGAATACATAGATATTTTCTGCGAAAAAGGGTATTTCAGCGTGGAAGACACCAACAGGCTTTTAACCGAGGCCAAAAAGCTAGGCCTAAAACCTAAAATTCACGTCAACCAGTTCCATTCCATTGGCGGGATCAAGGCAGCCGTAGATCATGGAGCACTAAGTGTAGACCACCTGGAAGTGATGACCAGTGAGGACCTGGAAATCCTCAAAAATTCTCAAACCATCCCGGTGGCGCTTCCCTCCTGCTCCCTGTTTCTCAGCATACCGTACACCCCGGCAAGGGACCTGATCGATGCAGGTTTGCCTCTGGCTCTTGCAACCGATTTTAATCCCGGAAGTACTCCCAGTGGAAATATGAACCTGGTGATTTCCCTGGCCTGCATCAAGATGAAAATGACGCCGGAAGAAGCTATCAACGCTGCAACCATCAACGGGGCTTACGCCATGGAACTTTCAGAAGAAGTTGGAAGTATCACCAGGGGAAAAAAGGCAAATTTCATTGTAACCAAGGAGATTCCCAGCTACACTTTTCTTCCGTACGCATTTGGGACGAATTCCATAGATTCGGTATACCTTAATGGTAAAATCTTGCAGCATGAGAGCGCTAAAAGTTTATAG
- the sucC gene encoding ADP-forming succinate--CoA ligase subunit beta: MNIHEYQGKEILSSFGVTVQRGTVATTPQEAVEAAKDLTEKTGTGWHVIKAQVHAGGRGKGGGVKLAKNLKEVEEIAGEIIGMNLVTPQTSAEGKKVHQVLVAEDVYYPGDSEPEEFYMSVLLNRATGRNMVMYSTEGGMDIETVAEETSHLIFTEEIDPAVGLLPFQARRIAFNLGLSGKAFKEMTKFVMSLYKAFEKSDSSLFEINPVLKTSDEKILAVDAKVTLDDNALFRHKDYAEMRDKREENPTEVEAKEVGLNYVDLDGNVGCMVNGAGLAMATMDLIKMAGGEPANFLDVGGTADAKRVEEAFRLILKDEKVEAILVNIFGGIVRCDRVAQGIVDAYKNMGDAINVPIIVRLQGTNADQAKELIDNSGLKVYSAVQFKEAADKVQEVLS, encoded by the coding sequence ATGAATATACACGAATATCAAGGAAAAGAGATTTTAAGTAGTTTCGGTGTTACTGTGCAGAGAGGTACTGTTGCGACCACTCCACAGGAAGCCGTTGAAGCAGCTAAAGATTTAACTGAAAAAACCGGAACCGGATGGCACGTGATCAAAGCTCAGGTACATGCCGGAGGCCGTGGTAAAGGTGGTGGTGTAAAACTTGCCAAAAACCTGAAAGAAGTAGAAGAGATCGCAGGAGAGATCATTGGGATGAACCTGGTAACTCCTCAAACTTCCGCGGAAGGTAAAAAAGTACATCAGGTATTGGTAGCAGAAGATGTTTATTATCCTGGAGACAGCGAACCGGAAGAATTCTATATGTCAGTTCTTTTGAATCGTGCCACAGGAAGAAATATGGTGATGTATTCAACCGAAGGAGGTATGGATATCGAAACCGTAGCTGAAGAAACTTCGCATTTAATCTTTACCGAAGAGATCGATCCTGCAGTTGGATTATTACCGTTCCAGGCCAGAAGGATCGCGTTCAATTTGGGACTTAGCGGAAAGGCATTTAAAGAAATGACCAAATTCGTCATGTCTTTGTATAAGGCTTTTGAAAAATCTGATTCTTCACTTTTTGAGATCAACCCGGTTTTGAAGACCAGTGATGAAAAGATACTGGCAGTAGATGCTAAAGTGACGCTTGATGATAATGCACTTTTCCGTCACAAAGATTACGCGGAAATGCGTGACAAACGTGAAGAAAACCCAACAGAAGTTGAAGCGAAAGAAGTTGGATTGAACTACGTGGACCTTGATGGAAACGTTGGTTGTATGGTAAACGGTGCCGGACTGGCAATGGCTACGATGGACCTTATCAAAATGGCTGGTGGAGAACCTGCTAACTTCCTGGATGTTGGTGGTACTGCTGATGCGAAAAGAGTGGAGGAAGCTTTCCGCCTGATCCTGAAAGATGAGAAAGTAGAAGCCATATTGGTGAATATCTTTGGAGGTATCGTTCGTTGTGACCGTGTAGCACAGGGAATCGTAGACGCTTACAAGAACATGGGGGATGCTATCAATGTGCCAATCATCGTTCGTCTACAGGGAACCAACGCAGACCAGGCTAAGGAACTTATAGATAATAGCGGACTGAAAGTGTACTCAGCGGTACAATTCAAGGAAGCTGCTGATAAGGTTCAGGAAGTACTTTCTTAA
- a CDS encoding MFS transporter — protein MKKALLALAVGGFGIGMTEFVIMGILPEVAEAMQISIPKAGHFISAYALGVVVGAPLLTIIGSKWPAHKVMLGLMLWFTVFNTLSAFSNSYEILMIARFLSGLPHGAFFGIGAVVAGQLAKPGKEASAIAMMFTGLTVANVIGVPLGTWLGQHFDWSASFLAVGIVGLLAISSIKFWMPELPKASNEGIRKDLKILKKAELWMVILLTTIGTGGFFAWYSYIAPLITKVAGHPEEVVSYAMILAGLGMVVGNLLGAKLAEKFQPIYAVLISLSLMVVILIANSFLAYDKIGVLITTFLIPVIAFCVATPIQMAVINSAKGSEMLGSSLNQSAFNMGNASGAYLAGLPIAYGYGYASAEFVGAAMAFSGILIGLGVIMLRKKANARLEISSS, from the coding sequence ATGAAAAAGGCATTGCTGGCACTGGCGGTTGGAGGTTTTGGTATCGGGATGACCGAGTTTGTCATTATGGGCATTCTTCCCGAAGTCGCCGAGGCGATGCAGATCTCCATACCAAAAGCAGGGCATTTCATCTCGGCATACGCATTAGGAGTGGTCGTTGGAGCACCCCTGCTCACCATCATTGGTAGCAAATGGCCTGCACACAAAGTCATGCTGGGACTCATGCTCTGGTTCACCGTTTTCAATACGCTATCTGCATTTTCCAATTCTTACGAAATACTCATGATCGCGAGGTTCCTCTCTGGTCTGCCTCACGGAGCTTTTTTTGGTATTGGCGCTGTGGTTGCGGGTCAGCTAGCCAAACCCGGGAAGGAAGCCTCGGCCATCGCCATGATGTTTACCGGTCTTACCGTTGCAAATGTCATTGGAGTGCCGCTGGGAACATGGCTTGGACAACATTTTGACTGGAGTGCGTCTTTTCTGGCGGTAGGAATTGTTGGATTACTGGCCATTTCCAGTATCAAGTTCTGGATGCCGGAATTGCCCAAAGCTTCCAACGAAGGCATCCGGAAAGACCTGAAAATTCTAAAAAAAGCTGAATTATGGATGGTGATCTTACTTACCACCATTGGGACTGGCGGTTTCTTTGCCTGGTACAGTTATATCGCGCCGCTGATCACCAAAGTCGCCGGCCATCCTGAAGAAGTCGTAAGTTACGCCATGATCCTGGCGGGATTGGGCATGGTAGTGGGAAATCTGCTAGGTGCCAAACTGGCCGAAAAGTTTCAGCCTATTTACGCGGTCCTGATCTCTCTCAGTTTGATGGTCGTCATCCTGATCGCCAATTCGTTCCTGGCCTACGATAAAATTGGAGTATTGATCACCACATTTTTGATCCCTGTGATCGCATTTTGTGTGGCGACACCTATCCAGATGGCGGTGATCAATTCAGCAAAAGGTTCGGAAATGCTGGGATCTTCGCTCAATCAAAGCGCTTTTAATATGGGAAATGCCAGCGGAGCATATCTCGCCGGGCTGCCCATCGCTTATGGTTATGGCTATGCTTCGGCGGAATTCGTGGGTGCCGCGATGGCTTTCAGCGGAATTTTGATTGGTCTTGGCGTGATCATGCTTCGGAAAAAAGCCAATGCCAGGCTGGAGATAAGCAGTTCCTGA
- a CDS encoding GNAT family N-acetyltransferase, protein MKIEFWKPELSEDFKNLNLQWLEEFFWVEEHDREVLGNPEKHIIAPGGNILFVMEEEEAVACVALMKISEGIFELTKMAVKPALRGKKIGNRLLEETINFSKKQNWDELIIYSNTKLENAIHLYRKFGFIEIPMEQNGPYSRGNIKMRLNLS, encoded by the coding sequence ATGAAAATTGAATTCTGGAAACCCGAATTATCTGAAGATTTTAAAAACCTGAACCTGCAGTGGCTGGAAGAGTTCTTTTGGGTGGAAGAGCACGACCGGGAAGTACTGGGGAATCCGGAAAAACATATCATTGCACCGGGCGGCAACATCCTTTTTGTCATGGAAGAAGAGGAGGCGGTTGCCTGCGTGGCATTGATGAAAATTTCAGAAGGTATTTTTGAACTGACCAAAATGGCAGTCAAACCGGCATTACGCGGAAAGAAAATCGGTAATCGATTGCTTGAGGAAACGATCAACTTCAGTAAAAAACAGAATTGGGATGAATTGATCATCTATTCCAATACCAAGCTGGAGAATGCCATCCACCTGTACAGGAAATTTGGTTTTATCGAAATACCTATGGAACAGAATGGTCCATATTCCCGCGGGAACATTAAAATGCGCCTAAACCTATCTTAA